A stretch of Nitrospinota bacterium DNA encodes these proteins:
- a CDS encoding glutamate--tRNA ligase — protein MEITARPFREVRVRFAPSPTGPLHAGNMRTAVFNWLYAKSAKGKFILRIEDTDVERSTEEYSREILESLAWLGIGFDEGPHHQSHRMDIYRRIVGPMLAKNRVYPCFCTAERLEEDRREAEKRSRPPVYPGRCAAIDLEEARERMEKEPYSLRFRITGDDLTFHDAIRGPVTFNLRLMGDFIVVRSNNIPTYNLAAAIDDILMNISHVIRGEDHLSNTPKQILIMKALGFPPPVYAHLPLILAEDGTKLSKRHANSSFRDLIDGGYLPEAALNFLALIGWHPADNVEEMTADDMLRKFALESVALRPAHYNLEKLDWLNRQKLHHIEPERLLAIGKPFIKEHATAFDALPLDGKLFLMSAARENIARLTDLDAELTPFFEYAPDAGLKDGLKEYKAEAVATALRGANAAPDIAAAAKSVQAATGLKGKALYLPLRAALTGRLHGPELKYFYGFLSPLERERRIDLFLEHLRS, from the coding sequence ATGGAAATCACCGCGCGGCCGTTCAGGGAAGTGCGTGTCCGCTTCGCCCCCTCCCCCACCGGGCCGCTGCACGCGGGCAATATGCGCACCGCCGTCTTCAACTGGCTTTACGCCAAGAGCGCCAAAGGCAAATTCATCCTTCGCATCGAAGACACCGACGTGGAGCGGAGCACTGAAGAATACAGCCGCGAGATACTCGAATCCCTCGCGTGGCTCGGCATCGGCTTCGACGAAGGGCCGCACCACCAGTCACACCGGATGGACATCTACCGCCGCATCGTCGGCCCCATGCTGGCCAAAAACCGCGTGTACCCCTGCTTTTGCACGGCGGAGCGGCTGGAGGAAGACCGGCGCGAGGCCGAAAAAAGAAGCCGCCCCCCCGTCTATCCGGGACGCTGCGCCGCCATCGATCTGGAAGAGGCGCGCGAACGGATGGAAAAGGAGCCGTACTCGCTCCGCTTCCGCATCACCGGCGACGACCTGACGTTTCACGACGCCATCCGCGGCCCCGTCACCTTCAATCTGCGGCTGATGGGGGACTTTATCGTGGTGCGCTCCAACAACATCCCCACGTACAACCTCGCCGCCGCCATCGACGACATCCTGATGAACATCTCGCATGTCATACGCGGCGAGGATCACCTGAGCAACACCCCCAAACAGATACTCATCATGAAGGCGCTCGGTTTTCCGCCGCCGGTCTACGCCCACCTGCCGCTCATCCTGGCCGAAGACGGCACCAAGCTCTCAAAGCGCCACGCCAACAGCTCGTTCCGCGATCTCATCGACGGCGGCTATCTGCCGGAGGCGGCGCTGAACTTTTTGGCGCTCATCGGCTGGCACCCCGCCGACAACGTGGAAGAGATGACGGCGGACGACATGCTGCGCAAATTCGCGCTGGAAAGCGTCGCGTTGCGCCCCGCGCACTACAATCTGGAAAAGCTGGACTGGCTGAACCGCCAAAAGCTGCACCACATTGAACCGGAGCGCCTGCTCGCGATTGGCAAGCCGTTCATTAAAGAACACGCGACGGCGTTTGACGCGCTGCCGCTGGATGGCAAACTGTTCCTGATGTCGGCCGCGCGGGAGAACATCGCCCGCCTCACCGATCTGGATGCCGAGCTGACCCCCTTCTTCGAGTACGCGCCGGATGCCGGCCTCAAAGACGGGCTGAAAGAATACAAGGCCGAAGCGGTGGCAACAGCCCTGCGCGGGGCCAACGCCGCGCCGGATATCGCCGCCGCCGCCAAGTCCGTGCAGGCCGCCACCGGCCTGAAGGGAAAAGCGCTCTACCTGCCGCTGCGAGCCGCCCTCACCGGGCGGTTGCACGGGCCGGAGCTTAAATATTTTTACGGCTTTTTAAGCCCGCTGGAACGGGAAAGAAGAATAGACCTTTTTTTGGAGCACCTCCGATCATGA